A DNA window from Setaria viridis chromosome 2, Setaria_viridis_v4.0, whole genome shotgun sequence contains the following coding sequences:
- the LOC117842272 gene encoding D-ribulose kinase isoform X1, whose amino-acid sequence MVPDLSLSVEPLAHRHYHPAGRGSLGFRGVQSRTVPRRTTRITMLSRQNLGADGAAGTPLYLGIDFGTSGARYALIDRQGAIHSEGKRAYAPVGDAAGWASSWRAALFQLLDDIPPAHRPFISSISIDGTSATTLIVDSETGELLAGPFLYNESFPDALPAVESIAPANHTVCSASSTLCKLVSWWNTTGAAGGAGSAAVLMHQSDWLLWLLHGRYGVSDYNNALKVGYDPEADAYPSWLMSQPYAPMLPSVRAPGAPIAVVKDDVCSQYGLSKECVVCTGTTDSIAAFLAAGTTEPGRAVTSLGSTMAIKLVSEARVDDARFGVYSHRLDDTWLVGGASNTGGAVLRQLFTDGELVALSRRIDPAVASPLEYYPLPRKGERFPVSDPDMAPRLQPRPESDAEYLHGILESIARIEAKGYNLLRELGATAVEEVFTAGGGAQNDRWTAIRERVLGVPVRKAEQTEAAYGAALLALKGADRRVGVPS is encoded by the exons ATGGTGCCAGATCTCAGTCTCTCCGTGGAGCCGCTGGCTCACCGTCACTACCACCCCGCAGGACGAG GGTCACTGGGGTTTCGGGGAGTTCAGAGCCGAACAGTGCCACGGAGGACGACAAGGATTACGATGCTCAGCCGGCAGAATCTGGGAGCTGATGGTGCCGCCGGCACGCCCCTGTACCTTGGGATCGACTTCGGAACTTCAGGAGCGAGATACGCCCTGATCGACAGGCAAGGGGCCATCCATTCGGAAGGGAAACGAGCTTATGCACCT GTCGGCGACGCCGCGGGCTGGGCGAGCTCCTGGCGAGCGGCGCTTTTCCAGCTCCTCGACGACATCCCGCCGGCTCACCGGCCGTtcatctcctccatctccattgaCGGGACCTCGGCGACCACGCTCATCGTCGACAG CGAGACAGGGGAGCTCCTCGCCGGCCCGTTCCTCTACAACGAGAGCTTCCCGGACGCGCTGCCCGCCGTGGAGTCGATTGCGCCGGCGAACCACACCGTGTGCTCCGCATCCTCCACCCTCTGCAAGCTCGTGTCGTGGTGGAACACGACtggcgctgccggcggcgccggctcgGCCGCCGTGCTGATGCACCAGTCCGACTGGCTCCTGTGGCTCCTGCACGGCCGGTACGGCGTCTCCGACTACAACAACGCGCTCAAGGTCGGCTACGACCCGGAGGCCGACGCCTACCCGAGCTGGCTCATGTCGCAGCCGTACGCGCCCATGCTACCCTCTGTCAGGGCACCTGGAGCTCCCATCGCTGTTGTCAAAGATGACGTGTGCTCACAGTACG GGCTCTCCAAGGAATGCGTTGTCTGCACGGGGACGACGGACAGCATCGCTGCGTTCCTTGCAGCTGGCACCACCGAGCCGGGGAGGGCGGTGACGTCGCTGGGCTCGACGATGGCGATCAAGCTGGTGAGCGAGGCCCGCGTGGACGACGCGAGGTTCGGCGTGTACAGCCACCGCCTGGACGAcacgtggctcgtcggcggggCGTCCAACACCGGGGGAGCCGTTCTCCGGCAGCTCTTCACCGACGGCGAGCTGGTGGCGCTGAGCCGGCGCATCGACCCGGCCGTCGCGTCGCCGCTCGAGTACTACCCGCTGCCGAGGAAAGGCGAGAGGTTCCCGGTCTCCGATCCCGACATGGCGCCGAG GTTGCAGCCACGGCCCGAGAGCGACGCGGAGTACCTGCACGGCATCCTGGAGTCGATCGCGCGAATCGAG GCCAAAGGGTACAACCTGCTGAGGGAGCTCGGCGCGACGGCCGTGGAGGAAGTGTTCACGGCGGGGGGAGGGGCGCAGAACGACAGGTGGACGGCGATCCGGGAGAGGGTGCTGGGCGTGCCGGTCCGGAAGGCGGAGCAGACGGAGGCGGCGTATGGAGCTGCGTTGCTGGCACTCAAGGGCGCAGATCGCCGCGTAGGAGTGCCTAGCTAG
- the LOC117842274 gene encoding protein Barley B recombinant, with translation MDDDGNLSIRNWGFYDTMKGNLGLQLMSSVPADRDTKSLLPTGAFLQHHGHHNAPHQLHSHHSRDSGGGGGASGGMPTEPHSIHMDFSRNEAWLHPSHHQHPREQKVLHARPVGPAGHVGHPGHGGHPGHGGHAVHHHPTGYGMMPDAPHTLQMMQPQLPSQPQEPPPCKEDHVPTPPVEDHSVVRTEPPVKKRQQGRQPKSPKPKKPKKPAVPREDGAVNGHAPRGRGPRKTVGMVINGIELDLSNIPTPVCSCTGTPQQCYRWGAGGWQSACCTTSISTYPLPMNAKRRGARIAGRKMSQGAFKKVLEKLVGEGYNLANPIDLKTFWAKHGTNKFVVIR, from the coding sequence ATGGACGACGACGGCAACCTCAGCATTCGGAACTGGGGCTTCTACGACACGATGAAAGGCAACCTTGGCCTGCAGCTCATGTCGTCTGTGCCGGCTGACCGTGACACAAAATCGCTGCTCCCCACCGGTGCCTTCTTGCAGCACCATGGGCACCACAATGCCCCGCACCAGCTCCACTCGCACCATTCCCGCGACTCcggtggcggaggtggagcCTCTGGCGGCATGCCCACCGAGCCGCATTCTATTCACATGGACTTCTCGCGCAATGAAGCTTGGTTGCACCCCTCGCACCACCAACATCCACGCGAGCAGAAGGTCCTTCATGCTCGCCCTGTCGGGCCAGCTGGACATGTTGGGCATCCTGGTCATGGTGGCCATCCTGGACACGGTGGACATGCAGTACATCACCACCCTACTGGCTACGGGATGATGCCAGATGCACCACACACTCTCCAGATGATGCAACCACAGCTTCCGTCGCAGCCGCAGGAGCCTCCTCCATGTAAGGAGGACCACGTGCCCACTCCACCGGTTGAGGACCATTCTGTGGTTAGGACTGAGCCACCTgtgaagaagaggcagcaggGCCGGCAGCCTAAGTCACCGAAGCCTAAAAAGCCTAAGAAGCCTGCTGTTCCACGGGAGGATGGGGCTGTCAATGGTCATGCGCCCCGAGGAAGGGGACCTAGGAAGACTGTGGGGATGGTGATCAATGGTATTGAGTTGGACCTTTCAAATATACCAACACCGGTGTGCTCATGCACTGGAACTCCCCAGCAATGCTACCGGTGGGGTGCAGGTGGCTGGCAGTCTGCATGCTGCACAACTTCTATTTCAACATATCCACTGCCAATGAACGCAAAGCGGCGGGGCGCACGTATTGCTGGAAGGAAGATGAGCCAAGGTGCATTCAAAAAGGTGCTTGAGAAGCTAGTTGGTGAAGGTTACAACCTTGCTAATCCAATTGACTTGAAGACCTTTTGGGCCAAGCATGGCACAAATAAGTTTGTAGTAATCAGGTAA
- the LOC117842272 gene encoding D-ribulose kinase isoform X2, with product MHLQVGDAAGWASSWRAALFQLLDDIPPAHRPFISSISIDGTSATTLIVDSETGELLAGPFLYNESFPDALPAVESIAPANHTVCSASSTLCKLVSWWNTTGAAGGAGSAAVLMHQSDWLLWLLHGRYGVSDYNNALKVGYDPEADAYPSWLMSQPYAPMLPSVRAPGAPIAVVKDDVCSQYGLSKECVVCTGTTDSIAAFLAAGTTEPGRAVTSLGSTMAIKLVSEARVDDARFGVYSHRLDDTWLVGGASNTGGAVLRQLFTDGELVALSRRIDPAVASPLEYYPLPRKGERFPVSDPDMAPRLQPRPESDAEYLHGILESIARIEAKGYNLLRELGATAVEEVFTAGGGAQNDRWTAIRERVLGVPVRKAEQTEAAYGAALLALKGADRRVGVPS from the exons ATGCACCT GCAGGTCGGCGACGCCGCGGGCTGGGCGAGCTCCTGGCGAGCGGCGCTTTTCCAGCTCCTCGACGACATCCCGCCGGCTCACCGGCCGTtcatctcctccatctccattgaCGGGACCTCGGCGACCACGCTCATCGTCGACAG CGAGACAGGGGAGCTCCTCGCCGGCCCGTTCCTCTACAACGAGAGCTTCCCGGACGCGCTGCCCGCCGTGGAGTCGATTGCGCCGGCGAACCACACCGTGTGCTCCGCATCCTCCACCCTCTGCAAGCTCGTGTCGTGGTGGAACACGACtggcgctgccggcggcgccggctcgGCCGCCGTGCTGATGCACCAGTCCGACTGGCTCCTGTGGCTCCTGCACGGCCGGTACGGCGTCTCCGACTACAACAACGCGCTCAAGGTCGGCTACGACCCGGAGGCCGACGCCTACCCGAGCTGGCTCATGTCGCAGCCGTACGCGCCCATGCTACCCTCTGTCAGGGCACCTGGAGCTCCCATCGCTGTTGTCAAAGATGACGTGTGCTCACAGTACG GGCTCTCCAAGGAATGCGTTGTCTGCACGGGGACGACGGACAGCATCGCTGCGTTCCTTGCAGCTGGCACCACCGAGCCGGGGAGGGCGGTGACGTCGCTGGGCTCGACGATGGCGATCAAGCTGGTGAGCGAGGCCCGCGTGGACGACGCGAGGTTCGGCGTGTACAGCCACCGCCTGGACGAcacgtggctcgtcggcggggCGTCCAACACCGGGGGAGCCGTTCTCCGGCAGCTCTTCACCGACGGCGAGCTGGTGGCGCTGAGCCGGCGCATCGACCCGGCCGTCGCGTCGCCGCTCGAGTACTACCCGCTGCCGAGGAAAGGCGAGAGGTTCCCGGTCTCCGATCCCGACATGGCGCCGAG GTTGCAGCCACGGCCCGAGAGCGACGCGGAGTACCTGCACGGCATCCTGGAGTCGATCGCGCGAATCGAG GCCAAAGGGTACAACCTGCTGAGGGAGCTCGGCGCGACGGCCGTGGAGGAAGTGTTCACGGCGGGGGGAGGGGCGCAGAACGACAGGTGGACGGCGATCCGGGAGAGGGTGCTGGGCGTGCCGGTCCGGAAGGCGGAGCAGACGGAGGCGGCGTATGGAGCTGCGTTGCTGGCACTCAAGGGCGCAGATCGCCGCGTAGGAGTGCCTAGCTAG